A window of Rhodospirillaceae bacterium genomic DNA:
CGCCGAACATTCGATGTGCCAACCAGGCCGGCCGCGCCCCCATGGGCTGTCCCATCCGGGAATGTCCGGGTTGCTTGGTTTCCACAGCACAAAATCCGCCGCAACCCTCTTGTAAGGGGCCACCTCGACGCGTGCGCCGGCGATCAGTTCTTCCAGGTCCTTTCCCGAAAGCCGGCCATAATCCGGCATGCTACCCACTTCGAAAAGCACATGCCCATCGGCGACATAGGCATGGCCCTTTTCAATCAGGCATTCGATCATTGCAACCATCTCGGCGATATGTTCCGTCGCCCGTGGCTCTATGTCCGGGGGCAGCGCCGAAAGGGACGCCATGTCCTCGTGAAAGGCCTTGACCGTCCGCTCTGTCAGATCGCCGATCGTCTCTCCCTTTACGGCGGCGGCGGCGTTGATTTTGTCGTCTACGTCCGTGATGTTGCGAACGTAGGTCACGTCTGAAAAATGGCGCTTCAGCAGCCGATAGAGGATGTCGAAGACCAAAACCGGCCTGGCATTGCCGACATGGGCCCGGTCATAGACGGTGGGCCCGCAAACGTAGATGCCGACCTTGTCCGGGCGCAGGGAGGTAAAAACCTCCTTCTTGCGAGTAAGGGTGTTGTAGAGAACAAGTTCCATGGGTCGTCGCGAACGGCATCCTTCATGGCCAGATTGATCAGGCCGTCTGTCCCTGCAATCGGGCAACCGCCCGCTTTCTACCGATGATCGGTAACAGATTCTTCAATTCCGGTCCACGTTCGAACCCGGTAAGCGCCAGGCGAAGCGGATGGTAAAGCTGTTTCCCTTTCCGGTCGCTGGCTTGCTTCACCGCTTCCGTCCAAATTTTCCAGACGTCCGGCCCCCACGCCCCTTCCGGCAACAGCGCCGCCGCCAACCCGGCAAAAGCCGCGTCCTCGATAACCGGCGTGATTTCCCCATGGCAGACACGCCACCAATCCAAAACGTCCGAAAGGCGTTCAAGATTGCCGCGAACGGCAAGCCAGAAATCTTCATCCGCATCTTTTAGGCCCAGCGCGTCAAGACGCGCCTCCACGTCCGAAAAAGAAAAAAGATGAAGCAATTTTGCGTTCATATTTTTGAGTTCTTCCAGATCGAATTTTGGCGTTGCCCGCGCAAATTTTTGCAAATCAAAACTTTCCGCCAGAGCTTCAAGAGAAACCGAGGGTGCGACCAGGTTCGAACTTCCGATCAAAGCAAGCAGACTGTTCAACGCCATCGCCTCGAAAGGCTCTTCACGTAAATCTGCAACGGCCAGACTTTTATGGCGCTTGGAAAGCCCCTTTCCCTGGTGATCCGTCAATAGGGGAAAATGGGAAAATCGCGGCGGCTCGGCACCAAGGGCTTCGAATATCTGCATCTGTATGGCCGTGTTCGTCACATGATCTTCGCCGCGCAGAACGTCCGTGATCCCCATGTCAATGTCGTCAACTGCGGCCGGAAGGATAAAAAGCGGCGTCCCATCAGCACGAATCAAGACCGGGTCGCTCAGGTTTTTTGCGTCAAAGCGAACCTCACCGCGAACCCCGTCCACCCAGTGAATTTCCTGTTGGGCCAACTGGAATCGCCAATGGGGCCGGCGGCCTTCCATCTCAAGGCGCTGGCGTTCCGACGCGTCCAGACGCAACGCCGCGTGATCGTAAATTGGTGGTTTCCCTTGAGAAAGCAAGACCTTACGCTTTAATCCCAATTCTTCAGGGGTTTCGTAACAGGGGTAAAGCCGCCCTGCCACCTTCAACGTTTCGACCGCCGCCCCATAAAGATCAAGCCGTTCCGACTGGCGTGCCTCCACGTCCCATTCCAGGCCCAGCCAGCGAAGATCCTCACGCGCCGCAATCACATATTCCTCGCGGCTACGGTCAATGTCGGTGTCATCGAATCGCAGAATAAACTGCCCACCCGATTTGCGCGCAAGAAGCCAGTTGAGAAGCGCGACGCGGATATTGCCAACGTGCAACCGTCCGCTTGGGCTTGGCGCAAAGCGGGTTCGAACGCAAGACCGGGATGTGCTCATGCCAGCCCCTTGTAACGATTCGTAATCGGATAACGACGGTCGCGGCCAAAAGAACGGCTGGTGATCTTCACCCCAGGCGGCGCTTGACGGCGCTTGTATTCGGCAATGTCCAACATCTTCCAGACCCAGCTTACGGTTTTGCGATCATAACCACGGTCGGCAATCTCATCCACGGACATATCTTTTTCAATCAGGCAGGAAAGAATCGCATCAAGATCTTCGTAAGGCGGCAACGTATCCTGGTCGCACTGGTCCGGCTTCAACTCGGCGGAAGGTGCTTTCGTCAGAATGCGGTCCGGGATAACCATCCCCTTCGGCCCAAGCGCCCCTTCTGGAAAATTAGCATTTCGCCAGCGGCAACATTCATAGACCGTCGTTTTATAAACGTCCTTCAGGATCGCAAATCCACCCGCCATGTCACCATAAAGCGTCGCATAGCCAACGGACATTTCCGACTTGTTCCCGGTGCTGAGAACAAGACGGCCAAATTTGTTGCTGAGCGCCATCAGCGTCATGCCACGCGCACGCGCCTGAATGTTTTCCTCGGTCGCATCCGCATCCTGTCCGGCAAAAAGCTCTTTTAGCATCGCATCGAAAGCAGCCATCGCCGGTTCGATCGAAATCGTATCCAGACGCATGCCAAGATTGTCCGCAAGAATTTCGGCATCCTCAAGACTTGCCGGTGACGTGTAGGGGGAGGGCATGCGGATCCCATGCACGCGATCACCGCCGAGCGCATCCACGGCCAGGGCTGCGGTGAGGGCCGAATCAATGCCACCGGAAAGGCCGATCAGAACGCCGGGGAACCCGTTTTTCGTAACGTAGTCGCGAAGACCAAGCAGCAGCGCCTGATAGATTGCTTCCGTTCCGCTTGTTTCCCCTGCCATCGGCCCGGCTTCACAAATCCAGGCGCTTTTGTCTCGATGCCAGTGCGTAATCATGACCTCTTCACACCAATTGACCGCCCGGGCCGCAAGAGTGCGGTCATGGCCAATGACGAAGGAACCGCCGTCAAAAACAAGCTCATCCTGCCCGCCGACCTGGTTCGTATAAATTAACGGCAGGCCAGATTCGACGCTGCGCGCCACCGCAAAATTCAGACGCTGATCCGGCTTGTCGACTTCGAAGGGTGAACCGTTGAGAACGACGAGAATTTCCGCGCCGGATTCCACCAGACATTCCGTCACCTCCGAAGTCCACATGTCCTCGCACAGCATGATGCCAAGGCGCACGCCACGGAAATTCACCGGACCCGGCAACGGCCCGGAAGAAAAAATCCGCCGTTCGTCGAAAACGCCATAATTCGGCAAATCATGCTTGAACCGCGCATGGACCACCTTGCCGTCGTCCAGCAGAAGCGAGGCATTGTAAAGCGCGTCACCGTCGCGCCATGGAGCCCCAATCAGAAGGCCCGGCCCTGCCCCGCCCGTAAGTTCCGCCGCAAGCACATGCACCGCCTTTTCCGCCGCTTCCTGAAAAGAAGGTTTCAGCATCAGGTCTTCCGGCGGATAGCCGGTGACGACAAGCTCGCTGGAAATGACAAGATCAACCCCTTCCGCCGCGGCTTTACGATAGGCGTGACGAATTTTCTCCAGATTACCAGCCAAATCGCCGACGGTCGGGTTTAGCTGTATGAGGGCAATCCCAAGGTGATTGGTCATCAAATGGATGGCCTTATCCGCCGCTTTTGGTCAGGAGTCGGTGGCATGTCGCCCAGCGCGGTCCAGATGTCAGTGTCAGGAAATGGCGGAGATTTTCGCGGTAACGTTCCGCTCATTCTTCAAGGCCTCAGCAACAAGGAACGCCAGCTCAAGCCCCTGCGAAGCATTTAAACGCGGATCGCAATGGGTATGGTAGCGGTCGGCCAGGCGATCCTCGGTGATTTCCTGGGCCCCGCCAATGCATTCCGTTACGTCCTGGCCGGTCAATTCAAAGTGAATACCCCCGGCGTAGCTTCCTTCCGCTTGATGAATCGCGAAAAACGCCTTGATTTCTTTCAATATCCGGTCGAACGAACGGGTCTTGTAGCCATTTGACGCCTTCACCGTATTTGCGTGCATCGGATCGCAGGACCAGACGACCTTTTTTCCCTCGCGTTCAATGGCGCGAACAAGCGGCGGAAGGTGTTCGGCAATGCCTTCCGAGCCCATCCGGCTGATCAGCGTCAAACGCCCGGGCTCGTTGCCTGGGTTCAGGCGATCGGCCAGACGAAGAAGCGCGTCGGCATCAAGCGTCGGCCCAACTTTCAGGCCGATGGGGTTATGGACACCGCGCAGAAATTCGACATGCGCGCCGTCATCCTGGCGCGTCCGATCGCCGATCCACAGCATATGGGCGGAACAATCGTAACTGTCCCCGGTCGTGCTATCGACGCGCGTCAGCGCCGCCTCATAGCCAAGCAGCAAGGCTTCATGGGAGGTGTAGAAATTGGTCTGGCGAATTTCAGATGTCGTTTCCGACGTCAACCCGCAAGCCTCCATGAAGGCAAGCGTTTCGGTAAGACGCTCCACCAAATCCTGATATTTTTCGCCCTGTTTGCTTTCGCCAACGAAGCCCAGATTCCAGCGGTGCACCTGGTGCAAATCCGCATAACCGCCCTGAGCGAAGGCGCGCAACAGGTTCAGCGTGGCGGCGGCCTGGCTATAGGCCTGTAGCATGCGCTTTGGATCCGGGATCCGCTCCGCTTCCGTGAAACCCATGCCATTGACGATGTCGCCGCGATAGCAGGGCA
This region includes:
- a CDS encoding 3-deoxy-7-phosphoheptulonate synthase class II codes for the protein MARNWSPDSWRKKPARQMPDYPDKAALATVEKTLRDAPPLVFAGEARRLRAELAEVAEGRAFLLQGGDCAESFAEFNADKIRDTFRVLLQMAVVLTFGAACPVVKVGRMAGQFAKPRSADTETKDGVTLPCYRGDIVNGMGFTEAERIPDPKRMLQAYSQAAATLNLLRAFAQGGYADLHQVHRWNLGFVGESKQGEKYQDLVERLTETLAFMEACGLTSETTSEIRQTNFYTSHEALLLGYEAALTRVDSTTGDSYDCSAHMLWIGDRTRQDDGAHVEFLRGVHNPIGLKVGPTLDADALLRLADRLNPGNEPGRLTLISRMGSEGIAEHLPPLVRAIEREGKKVVWSCDPMHANTVKASNGYKTRSFDRILKEIKAFFAIHQAEGSYAGGIHFELTGQDVTECIGGAQEITEDRLADRYHTHCDPRLNASQGLELAFLVAEALKNERNVTAKISAIS
- a CDS encoding NAD+ synthase (NH(3)-dependent; catalyzes the formation of nicotinamide adenine dinucleotide (NAD) from nicotinic acid adenine dinucleotide (NAAD) using either ammonia or glutamine as the amide donor and ATP; ammonia-utilizing enzymes include the ones from Bacillus and Escherichia coli while glutamine-utilizing enzymes include the Mycobacterial one; forms homodimers), producing MTNHLGIALIQLNPTVGDLAGNLEKIRHAYRKAAAEGVDLVISSELVVTGYPPEDLMLKPSFQEAAEKAVHVLAAELTGGAGPGLLIGAPWRDGDALYNASLLLDDGKVVHARFKHDLPNYGVFDERRIFSSGPLPGPVNFRGVRLGIMLCEDMWTSEVTECLVESGAEILVVLNGSPFEVDKPDQRLNFAVARSVESGLPLIYTNQVGGQDELVFDGGSFVIGHDRTLAARAVNWCEEVMITHWHRDKSAWICEAGPMAGETSGTEAIYQALLLGLRDYVTKNGFPGVLIGLSGGIDSALTAALAVDALGGDRVHGIRMPSPYTSPASLEDAEILADNLGMRLDTISIEPAMAAFDAMLKELFAGQDADATEENIQARARGMTLMALSNKFGRLVLSTGNKSEMSVGYATLYGDMAGGFAILKDVYKTTVYECCRWRNANFPEGALGPKGMVIPDRILTKAPSAELKPDQCDQDTLPPYEDLDAILSCLIEKDMSVDEIADRGYDRKTVSWVWKMLDIAEYKRRQAPPGVKITSRSFGRDRRYPITNRYKGLA
- a CDS encoding glutamate--tRNA ligase, which produces MSTSRSCVRTRFAPSPSGRLHVGNIRVALLNWLLARKSGGQFILRFDDTDIDRSREEYVIAAREDLRWLGLEWDVEARQSERLDLYGAAVETLKVAGRLYPCYETPEELGLKRKVLLSQGKPPIYDHAALRLDASERQRLEMEGRRPHWRFQLAQQEIHWVDGVRGEVRFDAKNLSDPVLIRADGTPLFILPAAVDDIDMGITDVLRGEDHVTNTAIQMQIFEALGAEPPRFSHFPLLTDHQGKGLSKRHKSLAVADLREEPFEAMALNSLLALIGSSNLVAPSVSLEALAESFDLQKFARATPKFDLEELKNMNAKLLHLFSFSDVEARLDALGLKDADEDFWLAVRGNLERLSDVLDWWRVCHGEITPVIEDAAFAGLAAALLPEGAWGPDVWKIWTEAVKQASDRKGKQLYHPLRLALTGFERGPELKNLLPIIGRKRAVARLQGQTA